One Spinacia oleracea cultivar Varoflay chromosome 4, BTI_SOV_V1, whole genome shotgun sequence DNA segment encodes these proteins:
- the LOC110787895 gene encoding protein DUF642 L-GALACTONO-1,4-LACTONE-RESPONSIVE GENE 2 — translation MLKLNGLVVLLLASSFCVTFGGLLPNGNFEEKPSPTQLSGTRVEGKYAIPKWVTSGFVEYITSGSKQQDMVLIVPEGKHAVRLGSNASIKQKVSAQKGKFYALTFSFGRTCSQEEVLNVTVTPSSKGHSGILPLQTVYSSVGFDSYAWGFRAEADVVEIILHNPGHPGEDPACGPLIDTIALTILDSVKPTGGNLVKNGDFGEGPYVFHSSSWGVLIPPNVEDSHSPLPAWRVESLKAVKYIDSLHFFVPEGQRAVELVGGKESVIAQTIRTQPGRLYALTFMVGDGKNGCVGSLAVEAFAATSTTRVTYNSKGQGGFIRGKLVFKADKGTTVIRFLSSFYTMTIDGSMCGPVIDDVKVLHARSYRSSSPKEVIRV, via the exons GATTACTCCCAAACGGAAACTTCGAGGAAAAGCCAAGCCCAACACAACTCAGTGGAACAAGAGTAGAAGGCAAATATGCAATCCCAAAATGGGTAACATCAGGATTTGTAGAGTACATAACATCAGGCTCAAAACAACAAGACATGGTCTTAATAGTACCAGAGGGCAAACATGCTGTAAGATTAGGCAGTAATGCTTCAATTAAGCAAAAAGTGTCTGCTCAAAAGGGTAAATTCTATGCCTTAACTTTCAGTTTTGGAAGGACTTGTTCACAAGAAGAGGTCCTTAATGTTACGGTGACCCCTAGTTCTAAGGGTCATTCTGGGATATTGCCCTTACAAACTGTGTACTCGAGTGTTGGGTTCGATTCCTATGCTTGGGGTTTTCGTGCTGAGGCCGATGTCGTTGAAATTATTCTCCATAACCCGGGTCATCCTGGTGAAGATCCTGCTTGTGGACCTCTTATTGATACTATTGCTCTTACTATTTTGGACTCGGTCAAGCCTACTGGAG GAAACTTGGTAAAGAATGGAGATTTTGGAGAAGGGCCCTATGTATTCCATAGTTCATCATGGGGTGTCCTAATCCCTCCAAACGTTGAAGACAGTCACTCCCCCTTACCAGCTTGGAGGGTCGAATCCCTTAAAGCCGTCAAATACATCGATTCCCTCCATTTCTTCGTCCCCGAAGGCCAACGAGCCGTCGAGCTCGTTGGCGGAAAAGAAAGTGTCATAGCCCAAACCATTAGGACTCAACCAGGTAGGTTATATGCACTTACTTTCATGGTTGGTGATGGCAAAAACGGGTGTGTTGGTTCACTGGCGGTTGAGGCTTTCGCTGCAACATCAACCACTAGGGTTACATATAACTCTAAGGGTCAAGGTGGGTTTATTAGAGGTAAACTCGTGTTTAAGGCCGATAAGGGTACAACGGTAATTAGATTTTTGAGCTCGTTTTATACTATGACTATTGATGGGTCTATGTGTGGTCCTGTTATTGATGATGTTAAAGTTCTTCATGCTCGTTCGTACCGTAGTTCTTCACCAAAGGAAGTTATAAGGGTGTAA